In Paenibacillus larvae subsp. larvae, the following proteins share a genomic window:
- the pduL gene encoding phosphate propanoyltransferase encodes MKQVPVGISARHIHLTQEHIEILFGEGHQLTPMKDLSQPGQFASEETVAVAGPKGTFPKVRILGPARKASQLEISRTDAFSIGVPAPVRESGDIEGTPGIKVIGPKGEVELDKGVIVAARHIHFHTDDAAKWGIQDKQLLKVKVNSERPVIFENVIARVSDQFALDMHIDTDEGNAAAVKTGDPAEIIG; translated from the coding sequence ATGAAACAAGTACCTGTAGGCATTTCTGCACGTCATATTCACTTAACACAAGAACATATTGAAATCCTGTTTGGCGAAGGCCATCAGTTAACCCCTATGAAGGACCTGTCCCAGCCTGGGCAGTTTGCTTCTGAAGAGACCGTAGCTGTTGCCGGACCTAAGGGGACCTTCCCTAAAGTCCGTATCCTGGGACCAGCGCGCAAGGCATCGCAATTGGAAATATCCCGTACCGATGCTTTCTCTATCGGCGTTCCTGCGCCTGTTCGTGAGTCTGGAGACATTGAAGGGACTCCGGGGATTAAAGTAATAGGACCTAAAGGTGAGGTTGAATTAGATAAAGGGGTTATTGTAGCTGCCCGTCATATTCATTTTCATACAGATGATGCGGCTAAATGGGGAATTCAAGACAAACAGCTGTTGAAAGTGAAAGTAAACAGTGAACGTCCGGTCATTTTTGAAAATGTCATTGCCCGTGTATCTGATCAATTTGCACTTGACATGCATATTGATACCGACGAAGGAAATGCAGCAGCCGTCAAGACCGGTGATCCCGCAGAAATTATCGGCTAA
- the miaB gene encoding tRNA (N6-isopentenyl adenosine(37)-C2)-methylthiotransferase MiaB: MSQQVKSEKDFSIYFQPPSLKDAKKRGKESIQVHYDFEIPVELKGLGNGKHYLIRTYGCQMNEHDTETMKGLLEQMGYRSTEDKYQADVILLNTCAIRENAEDKVFGELGHLKTLKTEKPNLILGVCGCMSQEEAVINRILQKHAFVDLIFGTHNIHRLPFLLQDAYFSKEMVVEVWSKEGDIIENLPMKRGGMRAWVNIMYGCDKFCTYCIVPYTRGKERSRRPQDVIQEVRELARQGFKEITLLGQNVNVYGKDFDDIEYTFGDLMDDIRKIDIPRVRFTTSHPRDFDDRLIEVLAKKGNLMEHIHLPVQSGNTEILKKMSRKYTRERYLELVGKIKEAIPDAVLTTDIIVGFPGETDEQFEDTLSLVKEVKYDSAFTFIYSPREGTPAASMEDNIPMEVKKERLARLNEVLAEFSKESNWELKGQVLEVLVEGQSKKNAKVLSGRTRTNKLVHFEGSKDLIGEFVHVKITEPQTWLLKGEIVEAPLQMSV; encoded by the coding sequence ATGTCTCAGCAAGTGAAATCCGAAAAGGATTTTTCTATATATTTTCAACCTCCCTCTCTTAAGGACGCAAAAAAGAGAGGTAAAGAAAGTATACAAGTCCATTATGATTTTGAGATCCCGGTCGAACTCAAAGGGCTCGGGAACGGAAAGCATTATCTGATCCGCACTTACGGCTGTCAGATGAACGAGCACGATACTGAGACAATGAAAGGCCTTCTTGAGCAAATGGGTTACCGCTCTACAGAAGACAAGTATCAAGCGGACGTCATTTTGCTGAATACTTGTGCTATCAGGGAAAATGCCGAGGACAAGGTATTCGGCGAATTGGGCCATCTTAAAACCTTGAAAACGGAAAAACCGAATCTGATCCTGGGAGTTTGCGGATGTATGTCCCAGGAGGAGGCGGTTATCAACCGGATTCTTCAAAAGCATGCATTCGTAGATCTGATTTTCGGTACCCATAACATACACAGGCTGCCTTTTCTTTTGCAGGATGCTTATTTCAGCAAAGAGATGGTTGTGGAAGTCTGGTCTAAAGAAGGGGACATTATCGAAAATCTCCCCATGAAACGGGGAGGGATGCGGGCTTGGGTGAACATCATGTATGGTTGTGACAAGTTTTGCACCTACTGCATCGTACCATACACCCGAGGTAAGGAACGAAGCCGCAGACCCCAAGATGTAATTCAGGAAGTTAGGGAACTGGCCCGTCAGGGATTCAAAGAGATAACATTACTTGGACAAAACGTAAATGTATATGGAAAAGATTTTGACGACATCGAATATACGTTTGGCGATTTAATGGATGATATCCGTAAAATTGACATTCCGAGGGTAAGATTTACAACCTCCCATCCACGGGATTTTGACGATCGTCTGATTGAAGTGCTGGCGAAGAAAGGCAATTTGATGGAGCATATCCATCTGCCGGTTCAATCCGGGAATACCGAGATTCTGAAGAAGATGAGCCGGAAATATACCCGGGAGCGGTACCTGGAACTGGTAGGCAAAATAAAAGAGGCCATTCCGGATGCCGTGCTGACTACGGATATCATCGTCGGATTCCCGGGGGAAACAGACGAACAGTTTGAGGATACGTTATCCTTGGTAAAAGAAGTAAAATATGATTCAGCCTTTACTTTTATTTATTCTCCGCGGGAAGGTACACCTGCTGCTTCTATGGAGGACAACATTCCTATGGAAGTGAAGAAGGAACGTCTTGCCCGTTTAAATGAAGTGTTGGCAGAATTCAGTAAAGAAAGCAACTGGGAATTGAAAGGCCAAGTGCTGGAAGTCCTGGTCGAAGGCCAAAGCAAAAAGAATGCGAAAGTGCTTTCCGGTCGGACCCGGACAAACAAACTGGTTCACTTTGAAGGGTCCAAAGACTTAATCGGCGAATTTGTACATGTAAAAATCACGGAACCGCAAACGTGGCTTCTCAAAGGGGAAATTGTGGAAGCCCCGCTGCAAATGTCTGTCTAA
- a CDS encoding RicAFT regulatory complex protein RicA family protein — MSDHHQPMPCPIKHFTNTEMIVREDILKKAKELAELLTTSREVQFYQKAERQIAKNEHVQSLISAIKKKQKEIVAFESFQNDKMVSKIEGEIEVLQDELDEIPIVSEFKQTQQDINYLLQLVMDVIKDTISEKINVESGA, encoded by the coding sequence ATGTCGGATCATCATCAACCTATGCCATGTCCAATCAAGCATTTCACGAATACCGAAATGATTGTCAGAGAAGATATTTTGAAAAAAGCAAAAGAATTGGCTGAACTGCTTACCACTTCCCGGGAGGTACAGTTTTACCAGAAAGCAGAACGCCAGATTGCGAAAAATGAACATGTTCAATCCTTAATCTCGGCAATCAAAAAAAAGCAAAAAGAGATTGTTGCGTTTGAATCTTTTCAAAATGATAAAATGGTCTCCAAAATCGAGGGCGAGATAGAAGTGCTGCAAGACGAGCTGGATGAGATCCCCATCGTAAGTGAATTCAAACAAACCCAGCAGGATATTAACTATTTACTGCAGCTTGTTATGGATGTTATTAAGGATACCATATCTGAAAAGATCAACGTGGAATCTGGAGCTTAA
- a CDS encoding LCP family protein: protein MSNSEITTHDPTSISRKSKKKKWSKPKKIWVSVLVVFLLFLGGAGTYAGFLYSKFDQTLNKISGSNGKTANAASIPVATEPITILLMGIDARGDGETLNSDVIMPFTLNPITKSATLVSVPRDMEITFDGNSRKSNYVFPHYYIVDKEHAFPKTKEFWSNKLGIPIDYMVTVDFQGFREAIDVLGGIDVNVKMDMCYQDSTDGTNINLKAGQQHLDGAATLDYVRYRKSNCGTKESTDYDRNLRQQEVLDQLFSKLKSFDMVTKVTDILNVVGDNLETDISPDNLKQLILSYMNIDRGKINFIGLNGEWVSPFMVIPDEEWENAKRALKIERMRTAANPNPTIDPKTRLGTDMKSNYRSSGNNASSDSNSSKSQSSNKNTDASSKSKEKSSTGSGSKATPTPRSTNNLKSNSKSNSNQGSSGVEADDRVPKVD from the coding sequence ATGTCCAATTCCGAAATTACTACACATGATCCGACTTCTATAAGCAGAAAATCCAAAAAGAAAAAATGGTCGAAACCGAAAAAAATATGGGTATCCGTTCTTGTCGTATTTTTACTTTTTTTAGGCGGGGCCGGTACATACGCTGGTTTTCTTTATTCTAAATTTGACCAAACCTTGAATAAAATTTCCGGATCTAACGGAAAAACCGCTAACGCTGCTTCTATTCCGGTGGCTACCGAGCCGATCACTATTTTGCTGATGGGCATTGATGCCCGGGGAGATGGAGAAACGCTTAACAGTGACGTGATTATGCCGTTTACCTTAAATCCGATTACGAAATCAGCTACTCTAGTTTCTGTCCCTAGAGATATGGAGATTACTTTTGACGGGAATTCGAGAAAATCCAATTATGTTTTCCCTCATTACTATATTGTTGATAAAGAACATGCTTTTCCGAAAACGAAAGAATTTTGGAGCAACAAATTAGGTATCCCGATTGATTACATGGTAACGGTAGATTTCCAGGGGTTCCGTGAAGCAATTGATGTGCTCGGCGGAATCGACGTCAATGTAAAGATGGATATGTGTTATCAGGATTCAACAGATGGCACCAACATCAACCTTAAAGCCGGGCAGCAGCACCTGGACGGCGCAGCAACACTTGATTATGTTCGCTACCGCAAATCCAATTGCGGTACTAAAGAGTCAACTGATTATGACCGTAATTTGCGCCAACAGGAAGTACTGGATCAATTATTCAGCAAATTAAAATCTTTTGATATGGTAACCAAAGTAACTGATATTCTGAATGTGGTAGGGGATAACTTGGAGACGGACATTTCTCCGGATAATTTGAAACAATTGATTCTGTCCTATATGAACATCGATCGTGGAAAAATTAATTTCATAGGCTTAAATGGAGAATGGGTTAGTCCATTTATGGTAATTCCGGATGAGGAATGGGAGAATGCGAAGAGAGCATTAAAAATAGAACGAATGCGAACAGCGGCAAATCCTAACCCAACGATAGATCCAAAGACCCGCTTAGGTACCGATATGAAATCGAATTATCGTTCATCCGGAAATAATGCTTCATCTGATTCGAATTCGTCCAAATCGCAAAGTTCGAACAAAAATACCGACGCTTCTTCCAAATCTAAGGAAAAAAGCTCGACAGGTTCCGGATCAAAAGCAACTCCAACGCCTAGATCCACAAATAACCTGAAATCCAACTCTAAATCTAACTCGAACCAGGGATCCTCCGGAGTGGAAGCAGACGATAGAGTTCCTAAAGTAGATTAG
- a CDS encoding universal stress protein, with protein sequence MFSHILTAYDGSESAVKALKHASSLLRQESQAKLTVLHVFNFPNVVIGEAIIPPSTEAKKKSYDEAQSLLEEAKKLAPPVSNEIQWLIAEGDPASTILSYAEEIEADLIVLGSRGLGEWKELMLGSVSHHVVQHAQVPVLIVK encoded by the coding sequence ATGTTTTCTCATATTCTAACCGCTTATGACGGTTCAGAATCCGCTGTAAAAGCTTTGAAACATGCCTCATCTTTATTAAGACAAGAGTCCCAAGCCAAGCTCACAGTCCTGCATGTCTTTAACTTCCCTAATGTCGTTATTGGAGAAGCAATTATTCCCCCGTCTACCGAAGCTAAGAAAAAATCCTACGATGAGGCCCAATCCTTATTGGAAGAAGCCAAAAAACTCGCTCCGCCCGTTTCAAACGAAATTCAGTGGCTTATAGCCGAAGGCGATCCGGCTTCAACCATTTTAAGCTATGCCGAAGAAATAGAGGCAGATTTAATTGTACTTGGCAGCCGGGGTCTCGGGGAATGGAAAGAACTGATGCTCGGAAGTGTCAGCCATCATGTGGTGCAGCATGCACAAGTTCCTGTGCTTATTGTCAAATAA
- a CDS encoding YqaE/Pmp3 family membrane protein translates to MYLLAIICPPLAVLFSGKSGQAIVNVLLWILGVVPGVVHAIFVVNEKKANDRMMKQAQLMSMMNNRQ, encoded by the coding sequence ATGTATCTTCTAGCTATAATTTGTCCTCCGCTCGCTGTTTTGTTTTCTGGAAAGTCAGGACAGGCAATTGTAAATGTATTACTATGGATTTTAGGAGTAGTTCCAGGGGTTGTTCACGCTATCTTTGTTGTAAACGAGAAGAAAGCCAACGATAGAATGATGAAGCAAGCACAATTAATGAGCATGATGAATAATAGACAGTGA